Below is a genomic region from Primulina eburnea isolate SZY01 chromosome 9, ASM2296580v1, whole genome shotgun sequence.
GTGATAATTGGAATAAGAAAAGTATTTTCTTTGAACTTCCATATTGGAGTTCTCTTTTGTTAAGACACAATCTAGATGTGATGCACATTGAAAAGAACATATGTGAGAATATAGTCAAGACAATTATGAATACGAAGGGAAGACTGAGGACAATGTCCAAGCTCGTCTTGATTTGGAAGCTCTGAAAATTAGACCAGATTTGCATCCAATTCGTATAGGGATAAAATTGAGTTGCCCATTGCATCCTACACTTTATCTACAGAGGAGAAGCActtgttttgcttattttttaAGCAATTAAGAGTTTCAGATGGGTTTTCATCTAATATTTCTCAAAGTGTTAACATGAAAGAACATAAAATCTCAGGTTTGAAAAGTCATGATTTTCATGTCCTTTTACAACATCTACTTCCTCTTGGGATACGTGGCCTCCTCCCTAAAGCAGTGTGTGAACCACTTATTGACTTGTCTTTGTTCTTTACTAGTTTGGGTGCTAAAACATTGAAGGTATGTGATTTACAAAAGATTGAATCCCAAATTCCGATTACTCTTTGCAAGTTGGAACAAGTTTTTCTCCCTTCGTTTTTTGATGTGATAGTGCATTTGCCTGTTCATTTGGCTAAGGAGGCTATAATTGGTGGACCTGTACCATATCGATGGATGTACCCTATTGAGCGTATGTTGTTTGAGTTAAAACAACTTATTCGAAACATGGCTCGTCCAGAGGGCTCAATAGCAGAGGGCTATATAGCAAAGGAATGCATGACTCTTTGCTCAAGATACTTGAAAGACATTGAGACAAAATTCAGTAGACTTGAGCGAAACTATGACACTGGCTTTCATAAATTTAAAGGTGAAATATCCATATTTTTGCAATGTGGACGAGCATTAGGAGCTGGTATAAGTCATATTCTCGATGATGATGCATGGGAGAAAGCTCATATCTATATTTTAAAGAATTGCGATGAAGTGCAACCTTTCCTCGAGTAAGTTCAAATACCTCTAAACAACcatttctcttttctttttatATATATGCATTTCTCATTAATGTTGTAATGCAGAGAGTACTCCAAAAATGAGAAAAACAATACACCACAACTATCGGATGACGAGTGGAATAGCAATTTTATTGGTTGGTTTAAACAACAAGTAAGTGATTCTAttgtttataaattattttgtgTTGAACAAGATTATTTGTTCGAGTTATTTACATTGTAATTTATTTGTAGGTTGACAAAATGAAAATGCAAGAGCAACACACTAAATATGATGACCTGCTATCGTTGTGCCGTGGTCCTTCAATGTATGTTACATGCTTTAGTGGTTATGTTGTCAATGGATATAGGTTTCGGATTGAAGCTCGTGACAAAGGATGTAGAACACAAAATTCTGGGGTGTGTGTAATCGGTAATATAGGTAGTGAGAAGAATTATGTTGACTATTATGGAGTGTTGACAGAGATTCTTGAACTGCAGTATCTTGACGGAAAACGAGTGGTTTTATTTCGATGTAGATGGTTCGATGTGCATGATAATGAGAAAGGAGTCAAAGTAGATGAATATGGATTCACTAGCATTAATTGCCAGCGTACTTTGAAAACAAACGAACCCTTTATTCTGGCCAATCAAGCTTCACAAGTGTTTTATGTCATAGATAACATCAATAAAGGTTGGCATGTTGTTGTTAAGACACAACCTCGGGATCTATATGAGATGCCACAACCAATAGAGGACGAGATCAGTAATGAAGATGATTTCGGTGAAGCATATCAACATACTGAATCTTTCAATTTTGATTGTGGTGGCCAAACTTCCTTTGATGTAGATGGTCAAAACATTTGGAGAAGAACAGATTTGGAGCCGCTAGTAGCTGACTTaccaacaaacaaaagaaagagaAAGTGAATTCCAATTTGAAGAAGTATTTTCAATTTATCATGTTTCTTAGTTGTTCTTTTATGTTATTCTCTTTTGGTAAAATGTCTGTGCTTTTATGTGTTAGTTGTTTATTCATTCTGGTTCATTTTCATGTTTTTACTGTTTGTACTAATCTGTTACAATGCATATATTAACAGATGAAACCAATGCTTGCAAAAAGTAGTGTAGGCAACATCCGAAAGCCTGTAAAATTTTTAGCACCTGGTAAGTTGGCCAAGGAGCGTGGATATGGACATAAAACGAGGCCCGTTGGAGATTCTACTGGTAATTATTTTCTAAACTGATAGCGTAGATTATTTGAATGCTTGATATAATTATTTCATACTTAAATTATCTGATTTGTTGTTTTCCAGGAAGTGCATCTGCCCACAAGAGTATAGGGGGAATTCAAAGGCCACAGGTTGAAGAGCAAGAAGCTCAATACATCGGCAATCAACGAAGAATTGGTAAACCTATAAACTTTATGTAGACATTGTAATTTATAAATCTTGCAATTTTTTAGGTCGCTCCCTCTATTTTTAAGTGAAAATATATTGATATAATtgtaaaagtttttttttccttCCAAAAGGTGGAATTTCAGCCCATACTCTTATTGTGCATTTTGGGGAAGAAGAATGGAAAGAAAGAGATTTTACAGATGATAGTTCTTTCTTAGAAATCTTGAACATATGTAAAAAGTTCATTGACATATATTCTGTTGGTTTCAAAGTCACGGATGGGGATGGTAAGCCTTTGAGAAATGATAAAGATTTATTGGTTATGTTGAACGAACATGAATACGTGGACAACATAGACATTTATGTTGATGTGGATGAAACTGCCCAACCATTGCTCTTCAAACTGCCTGAAGACAATCAAACATCTGGTATCATTAATAAAGAGttatttattttgagttttttcTTATTTCTCTTTATCAttgatttattttctttaaatttgtaCAGATTATATCCCAATCCCAAGAGTTTCGAAAGTGAGAGATACTACAATATTGGGTGATTATAAGACAAATGAGAAAGTCATAGTACGTGGGGATGTGGTAAATGGAAGTGAACAAGCTAGTACAGTTCAATGGTTCATAACACTTTCGAAGAACTTTGATATCGAGACTGGCTTGCAATCTATCAGTGAATGTACGATCAACAAGGCAAGTTCTTTGGCTAAAATACTATTAAATGTTCCATGAACCGTAATTTATTATTGTAATTATATGATTTCTTTAGGATTTTCGAATACCAATCGAGGCTGTTGGTCATTATCTTGTTGCTAAATTTACTCCTATGACTGAAGATGGTGAAAGTGGTGAATCGAGCTATGTTGTTACAGAAAAATATGTTGATGGTAagtataatatatttgaaatgtaGCGTATTATGCATTTTCTATTGATTTCAAATTAAAATCttgatacaattatttattACTTCAATTCATTGAAAAGATTCAGCAACTCAAAAGGCGAGAAAAGTAAGAGGAAAAAATAAGAATAAGAAAATTGCAGCTTTAAAAAGTGGAGAAAAGATTGAGATCGAATTCTACAACAATCGTGCAGTGGGAAAAAATCACAGATATTGGTCTAGACACTTGGGGAAAATTGTGCGTGACAAGCATATCTGCCCCATACAAGTGAAAACATGGAAAGATATGACTGAATTAGACAAGCAACACATGTGGAATTCGGTGAAGGTAAGTGAATTACATTATTAATTTCAGGTGAATTTACTGTTAGCATAGAGATAATAACATAttctaatataatttaacttttgttAAATCAACCCATCAAAATAGAGATAATATGTCATTTTCTACTGCTGtattatgattatgttgcaggAATGCTTTTTTAGTCCTAGTATAGAATTATATCGTGAGCATACTTTGGAGCATATGGGTGCTTTTTGGACAGCATGGAGGTCATCCTTGAACGTTGATTATGTGAGACCTTGCAAAACTAAAGctgaagttttaaaaaatgtGCCGCAAGGGTTTAATGCTAAAGAATGGTACTGGCTTGTAACTAATAAGTTCTTAACTGATGAGTTTCAGGTATAATAATACTGATTCAAAGTGTAATAAGAAATATCTTCATTTTGCAGTTAAATTGCACTCATGGAACTGATGTTGTAATTTTGGTTTGTGATTTATGTAGAAAACCAGTAACCAAAATTCCAATAATCGGGTAAATGGAGTAATGCCTCATCGAACTGGAAGCAAGCCGCACAGACAACTGATATATGAAATGGTCATA
It encodes:
- the LOC140841253 gene encoding uncharacterized protein; protein product: MKPMLAKSSVGNIRKPVKFLAPGKLAKERGYGHKTRPVGDSTGSASAHKSIGGIQRPQVEEQEAQYIGNQRRIGGISAHTLIVHFGEEEWKERDFTDDSSFLEILNICKKFIDIYSVGFKVTDGDGKPLRNDKDLLVMLNEHEYVDNIDIYVDVDETAQPLLFKLPEDNQTSDYIPIPRVSKVRDTTILGDYKTNEKVIVRGDVVNGSEQASTVQWFITLSKNFDIETGLQSISECTINKDFRIPIEAVGHYLVAKFTPMTEDGESGESSYVVTEKYVDDSATQKARKVRGKNKNKKIAALKSGEKIEIEFYNNRAVGKNHRYWSRHLGKIVRDKHICPIQVKTWKDMTELDKQHMWNSVKECFFSPSIELYREHTLEHMGAFWTAWRSSLNVDYVRPCKTKAEVLKNVPQGFNAKEWYWLVTNKFLTDEFQKTSNQNSNNRVNGVMPHRTGSKPHRQLIYEMGGKDNNPPDIAKIFYETRHKNGKLVEPKAQEKYDEIVKTVQSNASLSQIEVVEKCYGPQRHSHVFGFGGGMKRKHFNCSQAAYIKDLEAKLHEKEEENNNLKRRMDGIESRLAKIENENQATSDAPTMSGEDDTLP
- the LOC140841252 gene encoding uncharacterized protein gives rise to the protein MKEHKISGLKSHDFHVLLQHLLPLGIRGLLPKAVCEPLIDLSLFFTSLGAKTLKVCDLQKIESQIPITLCKLEQVFLPSFFDVIVHLPVHLAKEAIIGGPVPYRWMYPIERMLFELKQLIRNMARPEGSIAEGYIAKECMTLCSRYLKDIETKFSRLERNYDTGFHKFKGEISIFLQCGRALGAGISHILDDDAWEKAHIYILKNCDEVQPFLEEYSKNEKNNTPQLSDDEWNSNFIGWFKQQVDKMKMQEQHTKYDDLLSLCRGPSMYVTCFSGYVVNGYRFRIEARDKGCRTQNSGVCVIGNIGSEKNYVDYYGVLTEILELQYLDGKRVVLFRCRWFDVHDNEKGVKVDEYGFTSINCQRTLKTNEPFILANQASQVFYVIDNINKGWHVVVKTQPRDLYEMPQPIEDEISNEDDFGEAYQHTESFNFDCGGQTSFDVDGQNIWRRTDLEPLVADLPTNKRKRK